The DNA sequence GGGATGGCCAATTTCTTTCGTCCAGCGGAGGAATTATATGAATCGAGGCAGTAAGACCATCTTCGGATATTTCGACCTCAATTAAAGCTTCCCTGGCGCTGGGAGGGACTTGATCTGAAACCTTAACTATCTCACCTCTCCGTTGGTCTATGATCTCTTCAATGAGGCCCTCTTCAACGTCTATACCCTGACGTTTAAGGTAGCCTATTATCTCAATTTTGCCAACTTCGATATCAGGCTTTACCTCTAAGTATACACCGTCTTCACGCACATAGACCGAAAAGGGCCGAGAGTCCACCTCTTTTTCACCTCACGCACTCATATAATTTTTTGGTCCTCCGTCTTGAGCATCACCTTCAATGAAGTCAAAGCTTTGCCGTGAATTTGAGATACCCTTGATTCAGTGACGCCAAGTGCCTCGCCAATCTCCTTAAAGGTGAGTCCTTCGTAATAATAAAGCGATAATACCAGCTTTTCTTTTTGAGGCAATTTTTCCAGAGCACTCTTCAACTTCTCATGTTCATCGTTGCTCTCCGCCACTTCCTCCGGGCTGGGCGAGGAGTCAGGTATCAGCGCTCCCCTTTCAACTTCTCCTTCTTCCAAGGAAATTACCTCATCGAGAGAGATTACAAAACTGCGACTCATGAGCTCGTAAAGCTCCTTCAATTCTTTTTCGTCCATTCCAAGCTTTTTCATTAGTTCTTCATCGTCAATCTTGTTTCCCTGTTCCGCCAAGATTTCAATGGCCTTTTCCAGGCGCTGAATTTTATCGCGAGCGCTTCTCGAAAACCAATCATATCGCCTTAGCTCGTCAAGGATAGCTCCCCGAATTCGCGGAAAGGCAAAGGTATTAAATGATACCCCGCGGGAAGGATCATATCTATCGATGGCATCCAATAACCCCATCACGCCAAAGCTCAGAAGGTCGTCCTGGCTTAGGCCTACCGGTATCACTACCGACATCCTATTGGCCACATAACGAACCAATGGAAGGTGGATGCGAACAATTTCTTCCTTTAGCTCGCCTGATTTGGTAGCAATATATTGTTGCCAAATTTTATCCACGGCTTCCCTTGTTGGCCTTTTGGTCAATATTTTTACCTCCTGAAAACAAAAAATAACACAAAAAACCCAATCAACATAATCAATGTTAGAAAGACGAAGAAATATAAGGACTTTTTCCGCTGATTCGCCTTCTCCATAGTCCTAACCTTTAACTCTCCAGAGCTCTTGAATACACCTTCTATACCATCTGATATAAAAAGTCGCACCATATAGGCACCGCTTGGCAATTGCTGCACGGATTTTACTTTAAAGACAGGCATTAATTTATTTGTCGCAAACAATCTATTCATGAATTTCCCAAGAGGATAAGAGGAAGCGATCGACACCTCGATCTCATCGTTTTCCCTCAAGTCAGCTACAGCTTTACCTTTGATTACATCCAATCTCGGCACACACGCTAAAGTAACGCTCTTGACAGCCTGCTGTAAATTTTCTTGCCCCTCTTGCCCTTGAGGAATTCCTTCCTCTGCACTTTTCCCAGCAACTGGTGATAACTTATATCTTATTTGATTAAATTTCTCAATATCTATATCTAGTACTAAAGCGGATCTAAAAGTATTAGCAATCGCCTGTGATAGCGACTTTTGCAATTCAGCCAAGCTAAGGTTCGAGGTAAAAAGTCTATTCAAAGTCGTATTGGTAAAAAAATTGTACAACAGATCTTCGAACCTCCGTTGAGCCTGCTTATATTTTACATTTTCAAGTTTGCATATATATGAAAATACAGATTCCCATGTTGCCTTGATATCAAAGCTTTGAGATAGACTTTCAAAATCCACCCAGCTTTTTAGGACTAAAATATCACCAGTAACTCCTTGGGCCACTAGGCAAAAGGCACCATTCAAGTCGCCTTGTCTTTTTGACTGAAATTTACCCTTAATCGCCATGTAGCAAGGAGCAACATCTTTTATTATATCTATTAATTTTTC is a window from the Acetomicrobium flavidum genome containing:
- a CDS encoding sigma-70 family RNA polymerase sigma factor yields the protein MTKRPTREAVDKIWQQYIATKSGELKEEIVRIHLPLVRYVANRMSVVIPVGLSQDDLLSFGVMGLLDAIDRYDPSRGVSFNTFAFPRIRGAILDELRRYDWFSRSARDKIQRLEKAIEILAEQGNKIDDEELMKKLGMDEKELKELYELMSRSFVISLDEVISLEEGEVERGALIPDSSPSPEEVAESNDEHEKLKSALEKLPQKEKLVLSLYYYEGLTFKEIGEALGVTESRVSQIHGKALTSLKVMLKTEDQKII
- a CDS encoding ubiquitin translates to MKEAEKNDKFKLKEEVKESSVDVNMVQLLSDQTGISVEDIKSIFEHSKGDLEKLIDIIKDVAPCYMAIKGKFQSKRQGDLNGAFCLVAQGVTGDILVLKSWVDFESLSQSFDIKATWESVFSYICKLENVKYKQAQRRFEDLLYNFFTNTTLNRLFTSNLSLAELQKSLSQAIANTFRSALVLDIDIEKFNQIRYKLSPVAGKSAEEGIPQGQEGQENLQQAVKSVTLACVPRLDVIKGKAVADLRENDEIEVSIASSYPLGKFMNRLFATNKLMPVFKVKSVQQLPSGAYMVRLFISDGIEGVFKSSGELKVRTMEKANQRKKSLYFFVFLTLIMLIGFFVLFFVFRR